One window from the genome of Rhodopirellula halodulae encodes:
- the rbfA gene encoding 30S ribosome-binding factor RbfA — MSSRRLLKAAEAIREVVANAIVTEVRDPRVRDVTVIGVEVSPDMREAKVKVSVMGDDSQKQLSLRGLKNSAGFLQSKIANRLDTRYTPKLRFEVDKGQENAMTVSEILAQIRREKEDATDDRDQNDSGEEASPHSND; from the coding sequence TTGTCCAGTCGACGTTTGCTCAAAGCCGCCGAAGCGATCCGCGAAGTGGTCGCCAATGCGATCGTGACCGAAGTTCGCGACCCGCGTGTTCGCGACGTCACCGTGATTGGTGTCGAGGTTTCGCCCGACATGCGCGAGGCTAAGGTCAAGGTCAGCGTGATGGGGGACGACTCGCAAAAGCAATTGTCCCTTCGTGGCCTAAAGAACTCCGCCGGTTTCTTGCAAAGCAAAATCGCGAATCGGTTGGACACTCGATACACGCCCAAGTTGCGGTTCGAAGTCGACAAAGGCCAGGAGAATGCGATGACGGTCAGCGAGATTCTTGCCCAGATTCGGCGAGAAAAAGAAGACGCTACCGATGATCGTGACCAAAATGATTCAGGCGAAGAAGCCTCTCCCCACTCAAACGATTGA
- a CDS encoding YebC/PmpR family DNA-binding transcriptional regulator: protein MAGHSKWANIQHRKGRVDAQRGKMWSKLSKAIIVSAKMGGGDPASNIRLRKAIDDAKAVSMPKDNIERAIKRGTGELEGAAVEEILYEGYGPGGVAVMCLALTDNRNRTAPELRTLFGKHGGELGKTGCVSYLFERKGIFVFGEDADEEKVTELALENGAEDVEADDDGKLQVTSSPESFGDLEVAFDEAGMSPEVSEVTQVPSTNVDLDESTSGKVLSLLEALDDHDDIQTVSTNANFPSETVSE, encoded by the coding sequence ATGGCAGGTCATAGTAAATGGGCAAACATCCAGCACCGCAAAGGACGCGTCGACGCTCAGCGGGGCAAGATGTGGAGCAAGCTTAGCAAGGCAATCATTGTCTCTGCGAAGATGGGTGGCGGCGATCCTGCGTCAAACATCCGGCTACGCAAAGCCATTGATGACGCCAAAGCAGTTTCAATGCCCAAAGACAACATCGAACGTGCGATCAAACGTGGCACGGGCGAACTCGAAGGCGCCGCCGTGGAGGAGATCCTCTACGAAGGTTATGGCCCTGGCGGCGTTGCCGTGATGTGCTTGGCACTGACCGACAATCGCAACCGCACCGCACCTGAACTGCGAACGCTATTCGGAAAGCACGGCGGTGAACTTGGGAAAACCGGATGCGTGTCGTACCTGTTCGAACGCAAAGGCATCTTCGTCTTCGGTGAGGACGCGGACGAAGAAAAGGTCACTGAGTTGGCATTGGAGAACGGTGCCGAAGACGTTGAAGCGGATGACGATGGCAAACTGCAAGTCACCAGCAGCCCGGAATCCTTCGGCGATCTGGAAGTGGCGTTTGATGAAGCCGGCATGTCGCCCGAAGTCAGCGAGGTGACGCAAGTCCCATCGACGAACGTCGATTTGGACGAAAGCACCTCCGGCAAGGTGTTGTCCTTGTTGGAAGCACTGGACGACCACGACGACATTCAAACGGTCAGCACGAACGCGAATTTCCCATCGGAGACGGTCTCGGAATAA
- a CDS encoding efflux RND transporter periplasmic adaptor subunit, whose translation MPGSPSETLVSESKTETADFSRPNSSFEGQTDHSRTAPSEGLASGAKGDAPTSISRLRFLVNLVVSVSILGLSVYGYTFLGERTRPQRKKPPKSPFTVVSTSDLREHRGPVQIDVNGVVVPLRELRLATEVAGRAVELSRNVRAGRSVASGEVLLKLDATEYELEVKRLKALSKQEAAEEDAVRVSIENTRELQTLAEKQLEIANQETKRVRALVDQRAASASEVDTARRAELAANAELVTLQNQLREQAAQLQLVIEKRQLTGVLLERAELDLSRCVVRSPIDGRVVSSAVEEQSFVPMGTTFVTVEDTSAVEVRASLTADQMFWIWNSRSTADDPILDSGESFETSSPEGRESGVTVPAIVSCELGNERHRWSAVFERLDGVGIDPNTRTYPCLFRVEAPLSKSDSDLERPLTRGMFVNVSIETNPNRKLLRVSETAVRPGNRLWLSLEGKLRIVPVSVVSRIGDEVVVQMQIAREHLDAFAEAKIIVSPISDPVEGMPVGSATDAAGSGKRDDGVATKSAAKQDSASVNPLGIASQVAG comes from the coding sequence ATGCCCGGTTCACCATCTGAAACTCTGGTTTCCGAATCGAAAACGGAGACGGCTGATTTTTCTCGGCCAAACTCATCCTTCGAGGGTCAAACCGACCACTCTCGAACGGCTCCCAGCGAAGGACTGGCAAGTGGTGCCAAAGGCGACGCGCCAACTTCGATTTCGCGTCTTCGCTTCCTCGTCAATCTCGTGGTCTCCGTCTCAATTCTCGGTCTGTCGGTCTACGGGTACACATTCCTGGGGGAACGCACTCGACCTCAGCGGAAGAAGCCGCCGAAGTCACCGTTCACGGTTGTGTCGACGAGTGACCTGCGGGAGCATCGGGGGCCCGTTCAGATCGACGTTAACGGTGTCGTGGTTCCGTTACGCGAATTGAGGTTGGCGACGGAAGTCGCGGGGCGGGCAGTCGAACTTTCTCGTAATGTTCGGGCTGGTCGTTCGGTCGCTTCCGGCGAAGTGTTGCTGAAGTTGGATGCGACCGAATACGAGTTGGAAGTGAAGCGTTTGAAGGCTTTGTCCAAGCAGGAAGCCGCGGAGGAGGACGCTGTTCGAGTCTCGATTGAGAACACGCGTGAATTGCAAACGCTGGCCGAGAAGCAACTGGAAATCGCGAATCAAGAAACAAAACGTGTTCGTGCCTTGGTCGATCAACGAGCGGCGTCTGCTTCCGAAGTCGACACGGCGAGGCGAGCGGAGTTGGCCGCCAACGCCGAGCTGGTCACTCTGCAAAACCAATTGCGTGAACAGGCCGCTCAGCTGCAACTTGTCATTGAAAAACGCCAGTTGACGGGCGTCTTGCTTGAACGTGCAGAGCTCGATCTTTCACGATGTGTCGTGCGCTCGCCGATCGATGGCCGCGTGGTCTCATCCGCAGTTGAGGAACAGTCTTTTGTTCCAATGGGGACCACGTTTGTCACCGTCGAGGACACTTCCGCGGTCGAGGTTCGTGCCAGCTTGACCGCTGATCAAATGTTTTGGATCTGGAACAGCCGTTCCACCGCTGATGATCCCATTCTCGACAGCGGTGAATCCTTCGAAACGTCATCGCCGGAAGGCCGCGAGAGCGGAGTCACGGTTCCCGCAATCGTTTCGTGTGAACTGGGAAATGAGCGACATCGTTGGTCGGCCGTGTTTGAAAGGCTAGACGGTGTCGGGATCGATCCAAACACGCGAACTTATCCGTGTCTGTTCCGAGTCGAAGCTCCTTTGTCCAAGTCGGATTCCGATCTGGAGCGTCCGTTGACGCGAGGCATGTTTGTCAACGTTTCTATTGAAACAAATCCCAATCGAAAGCTGCTTCGTGTGTCGGAGACTGCGGTTCGGCCTGGGAATCGTTTGTGGTTGAGCTTGGAAGGCAAACTGCGGATCGTTCCCGTGTCCGTGGTCAGCCGCATTGGCGATGAAGTGGTGGTTCAAATGCAAATTGCACGTGAGCATTTGGATGCCTTCGCGGAAGCAAAGATCATCGTGTCACCGATCAGTGACCCCGTGGAGGGAATGCCCGTCGGCTCCGCGACGGATGCTGCTGGCAGTGGCAAACGCGACGATGGTGTGGCAACGAAATCTGCCGCGAAACAGGATTCTGCTTCAGTGAATCCATTGGGCATTGCATCGCAGGTGGCGGGATGA
- a CDS encoding efflux RND transporter permease subunit, producing MKSLIAWSVKNWQAMNVIMVGVLLLGAFSLMRLRRDFWPDFELYVLSVSVEYPGASPDEIEEGILEKIEESVRTVDGIEEMTSLAREGMGTVTLELDPDATQADAQQVLTEVTTLIGQIPSFPELAEKPDIRMNTNFVTAIRVAVMGPKVAEVSDLVAEDAAAVSSVSNSTEDNLVSATRQSGDEARSESALALRRVAEQIREEILALPSVSVADLVGTPDYQIDIEIPEETLRKYNLSLKSVAEIVRANNVELPGGTLRGRSQEVLLRGSDKSSVGSGIEEIPLVSQADGVVLTVGDLGRVRDEFSVEGSINEVNGRPAVLVSVETTSADDLIQVSQEVREFVERGSDALPEGYSLIAMRDRSTSVKNRLDLLSKNAWMGLALVFIVLALFLEMRLAWWVMLGIPISLLGACIYMHYGGQTLNMTSMFAFLIALGIVVDDAIVVGENIYAHREMGKSYRQAAIDGAYEVMPSVITAILTTVIAFAPIMYMEGRIKRLTVVLPMCVGAMLIISMFESLTILPSHLSHKRSRFLDALAYILMPLRPLGWLLEKANGGMSRLLTQVIDRIYTPTLRWSLRNPSIVLSTLAGLLILSVGVVRSGMVPFLLLPKIDFGFITVQVTYPDGTPVEITNAATKRLEDAIWRVNERSIDEGLTVDSGGFVQAVQRTVGSSGDEVGSSVASHVGGLFIQLNDIGQRTVSSDDIVRMWREEAGRFPGAEAVAFGATPRGPASLPIEMRLMASGENLDDLDAAIERCKAKLAEYPYVSDIATDTRQGKWEYRMRVRDDAKAMGVSLADVAGTVRASYYGEEVMRLQRGRHEVPLRVRYPREERNTLVSFHDIRVRGDDRMERPLDEIVEVDVQRGYSEISRVNQMRSIAVVADVDETRGNAFNVVADLKNNFVPIFQQEFPGVQLQWGGQQEQTDETVNSLTLGFMFVLGAMFLLLTIQFNSSWQAILILSIIPFGFIGAILGHIVMDIDLTLFSIFGIVALAGVVVNDSIVLVDFINRRVADGLPLDEAIIDGGRRRFRAVLLTSVTTCAGMMPILLERSKEAQVVSPMATSLTFGLALSTLVVLVLAPVMYLVIAKISPSADGNAVAES from the coding sequence ATGAAGTCCTTGATTGCGTGGTCGGTCAAGAACTGGCAGGCCATGAATGTGATCATGGTGGGAGTCTTGTTGTTGGGCGCGTTCAGCCTGATGCGGTTGCGACGCGACTTCTGGCCTGACTTCGAGCTCTATGTGCTGTCTGTTTCGGTCGAGTATCCAGGGGCCAGCCCGGACGAGATCGAAGAAGGCATCTTGGAAAAGATTGAAGAGTCTGTTCGAACCGTGGACGGCATCGAAGAGATGACGTCGCTGGCTCGAGAGGGCATGGGCACCGTTACGTTGGAACTGGATCCCGATGCGACGCAAGCGGATGCACAACAAGTGCTGACGGAGGTGACGACCTTGATTGGGCAAATTCCCAGCTTTCCGGAGCTGGCGGAAAAGCCCGACATTCGAATGAACACCAATTTCGTGACGGCGATCCGTGTGGCGGTGATGGGGCCAAAGGTTGCGGAGGTGTCCGACTTGGTTGCGGAGGATGCCGCGGCGGTCAGCTCGGTTTCAAATTCGACCGAAGACAATTTGGTTTCTGCGACGCGGCAGAGCGGCGACGAAGCTCGATCCGAATCCGCGCTGGCGCTTCGTCGCGTCGCCGAACAAATTCGCGAAGAAATTTTGGCGTTGCCTTCGGTTTCGGTGGCGGATTTGGTCGGCACTCCGGATTACCAAATCGACATTGAGATCCCCGAAGAGACGCTTCGCAAATACAACTTGTCGCTGAAAAGTGTTGCGGAGATCGTACGTGCCAACAACGTCGAGTTGCCCGGAGGAACTCTGCGGGGACGCTCGCAAGAAGTTCTGTTGCGAGGGAGTGACAAGAGTTCCGTCGGTTCGGGAATCGAAGAGATACCGCTGGTGAGCCAAGCCGATGGCGTGGTGTTGACCGTCGGCGATCTCGGTCGCGTACGTGATGAGTTTTCCGTCGAAGGCAGCATCAATGAGGTCAATGGGCGTCCTGCCGTCTTGGTTTCCGTCGAAACCACCAGTGCGGATGATTTGATCCAAGTATCGCAAGAAGTTCGCGAATTTGTTGAGCGTGGGAGTGATGCGTTGCCGGAAGGCTATTCACTCATCGCCATGCGAGATCGGTCCACCAGCGTGAAGAACCGTCTTGATCTGCTGAGCAAGAACGCTTGGATGGGGCTGGCGTTGGTGTTCATCGTCCTGGCGTTGTTCTTGGAGATGAGATTGGCGTGGTGGGTGATGTTGGGAATCCCCATCTCGCTATTGGGGGCATGCATCTACATGCACTACGGTGGTCAAACATTGAACATGACTTCGATGTTTGCTTTTCTCATTGCGTTGGGGATCGTGGTCGACGATGCCATTGTGGTGGGGGAGAACATTTATGCTCACCGAGAAATGGGAAAGAGTTATCGTCAGGCTGCCATCGACGGTGCTTACGAAGTCATGCCGTCGGTGATCACGGCGATCTTGACGACGGTGATCGCGTTTGCACCGATCATGTACATGGAAGGGCGAATCAAACGTTTGACGGTGGTTCTGCCGATGTGCGTGGGAGCCATGTTGATCATCTCCATGTTCGAGAGTTTGACCATACTGCCGTCTCACCTCTCACACAAACGCAGTCGTTTTCTCGATGCCTTGGCTTACATTTTGATGCCGCTGCGTCCGCTGGGATGGTTGCTCGAAAAGGCGAACGGTGGGATGTCGCGGCTGTTGACGCAAGTGATCGATCGGATTTACACGCCGACGCTACGTTGGTCGCTGCGGAATCCGTCGATTGTGCTTTCAACATTGGCTGGTTTGTTGATCTTGTCCGTTGGTGTCGTCCGTTCCGGCATGGTGCCATTTTTGTTGTTGCCCAAGATTGATTTTGGCTTCATCACGGTTCAGGTGACCTATCCCGATGGGACGCCGGTCGAAATCACCAATGCTGCGACCAAGCGTTTGGAAGACGCGATTTGGCGAGTCAACGAACGATCGATTGACGAGGGGCTGACGGTCGATAGTGGAGGCTTTGTTCAGGCGGTTCAGCGGACGGTCGGGTCTTCGGGCGATGAGGTCGGGTCCAGTGTCGCCAGTCATGTCGGTGGGTTGTTCATTCAATTGAACGATATCGGGCAACGAACGGTGAGCAGCGACGACATCGTTCGAATGTGGCGTGAAGAGGCCGGGCGGTTTCCAGGGGCCGAAGCCGTCGCTTTCGGTGCGACGCCACGCGGACCGGCATCTCTGCCGATCGAGATGCGACTGATGGCGTCCGGCGAAAACTTAGACGACTTGGACGCCGCGATTGAACGCTGCAAAGCCAAGTTGGCCGAGTATCCCTATGTTTCCGACATCGCCACCGATACTCGGCAAGGAAAGTGGGAATATCGGATGCGAGTTCGTGACGATGCCAAAGCGATGGGTGTGTCGCTCGCGGATGTTGCCGGAACGGTGCGGGCATCGTACTACGGAGAAGAAGTGATGCGTCTTCAGCGTGGACGACATGAAGTCCCCTTGCGGGTTCGCTACCCGCGAGAAGAACGCAATACATTGGTGAGCTTTCACGACATTCGCGTGCGTGGCGACGATCGCATGGAGCGACCGCTAGACGAAATTGTCGAGGTGGACGTGCAACGCGGCTATTCTGAGATCAGTCGTGTCAATCAGATGCGTAGTATCGCGGTGGTGGCGGATGTCGATGAGACACGTGGCAACGCTTTCAACGTCGTTGCGGACCTGAAGAACAATTTTGTTCCTATTTTTCAACAAGAGTTTCCCGGTGTGCAGTTGCAATGGGGAGGCCAGCAGGAGCAAACCGACGAAACGGTGAACAGTCTCACCCTTGGATTCATGTTTGTCTTGGGGGCGATGTTCTTGTTGCTGACGATTCAGTTCAACTCCAGTTGGCAAGCCATTTTGATTCTTTCCATCATTCCCTTTGGCTTCATTGGTGCAATCCTGGGGCACATTGTGATGGACATTGATCTTACTCTGTTCAGTATCTTTGGGATCGTGGCTTTGGCGGGAGTCGTGGTGAACGATTCCATTGTGTTGGTTGACTTCATCAATCGCCGTGTTGCCGATGGACTACCGCTCGACGAAGCCATCATTGATGGGGGGCGCCGGCGGTTTCGTGCCGTGCTACTGACCTCGGTGACAACTTGCGCGGGAATGATGCCGATTCTGCTGGAGCGTTCCAAGGAGGCTCAGGTGGTCTCACCGATGGCGACCAGTCTCACGTTTGGATTGGCACTGAGCACTTTGGTGGTCCTGGTGCTGGCCCCCGTGATGTATCTGGTCATTGCGAAGATATCTCCGTCGGCGGATGGAAACGCCGTTGCGGAGTCATGA
- a CDS encoding alkaline phosphatase D family protein has product MSLNCPKKPTRHLELNRREAIALGAVAPPLLIGNQPHANADESPGEPVGPMLGHVDHETAIIWYRPGVAGDYTVTITNRQNQSTQSATATASPTNDLCIKWQFDGLEADTDHTYVISTREQTISESPAQSFRTAPPTDRAAKTVLAMGSCASSTEFFDIWTRIASTNPDGLMLLGDTPYIDNSELAINRKRHREFLSIPTLALLGASTPIWGTWDDHDFGGNDTDGKVSNKHLIRQAFTEYRAQKQFGDGEHGVYTKFRRGPVEVFMIDPRYFSQTERSPVADDKPTCLGKNQWQWLCDGLKESTASFKLLATGMIWDDKQNQEKDDWQTYAHEREAIFDFIGEHEIGGVVLIGGDIHVSRHLKYPMKQRIGYDLHQFIISPLHDRVIPSLNVPHPDLQWGEPIKNMFLVVTADTTGHHPTLDAKWIDRMGTVHHRARIELGPH; this is encoded by the coding sequence ATGAGTTTGAATTGCCCAAAGAAGCCCACCCGCCATCTCGAATTGAATCGTCGTGAAGCAATCGCATTGGGTGCTGTGGCGCCCCCGCTGTTGATTGGCAATCAACCTCATGCCAACGCGGACGAATCCCCCGGTGAACCCGTCGGCCCCATGCTGGGTCACGTTGACCATGAGACGGCGATCATTTGGTACCGACCTGGTGTGGCCGGCGACTACACCGTCACCATCACGAATCGCCAGAACCAATCCACTCAATCGGCGACCGCCACCGCCTCTCCGACGAACGACCTCTGCATCAAATGGCAGTTTGATGGTCTTGAAGCCGACACGGATCACACCTACGTGATTTCCACTCGTGAGCAAACGATCTCGGAATCGCCGGCGCAGTCGTTTCGCACCGCTCCACCAACGGACCGAGCAGCGAAGACGGTGTTGGCCATGGGGTCATGCGCCTCAAGCACTGAGTTCTTCGACATTTGGACGCGAATTGCCTCCACCAATCCAGACGGCTTGATGCTGCTCGGTGACACGCCGTACATCGACAACAGCGAACTCGCCATCAATCGAAAACGGCATCGTGAATTTCTTTCCATTCCCACGCTCGCTCTGCTCGGTGCATCCACGCCGATTTGGGGCACTTGGGACGATCATGATTTCGGTGGCAACGATACAGATGGGAAAGTTTCCAACAAACACCTGATCCGCCAGGCGTTTACCGAATACCGAGCTCAGAAGCAGTTCGGCGACGGTGAACACGGCGTCTACACAAAATTTCGGCGTGGACCGGTCGAGGTTTTCATGATCGACCCGCGTTACTTTTCACAAACAGAACGCAGCCCGGTCGCTGACGACAAACCAACCTGCCTCGGGAAAAATCAGTGGCAGTGGCTTTGTGATGGTCTGAAGGAGTCCACAGCGTCTTTCAAGCTGCTGGCGACCGGTATGATTTGGGATGACAAACAGAACCAAGAAAAGGACGACTGGCAAACTTACGCGCACGAGCGAGAGGCGATCTTTGACTTCATTGGCGAACACGAAATCGGTGGCGTTGTTTTGATCGGAGGCGATATCCACGTCTCACGCCATTTGAAATATCCGATGAAACAACGCATCGGCTATGACCTGCATCAATTCATCATCAGCCCGCTGCACGATCGCGTGATCCCGTCACTCAATGTGCCTCATCCAGATCTACAGTGGGGCGAACCGATCAAGAACATGTTTCTGGTCGTGACCGCCGACACAACAGGCCACCACCCAACACTGGATGCAAAATGGATCGACCGGATGGGAACAGTCCATCACCGGGCCCGCATTGAACTGGGCCCACATTGA
- a CDS encoding anthrone oxygenase family protein, with product MFDSLPQILAIVGAGLVTGLLFAFSNFVMRALADLPMEQGMRAMQLINERIINPVFVIFFLGTPLACVLLLWQSIREIEQVGAMLTLAGAVLYLLGPLGITMTKNVPLNNQLAGTDACNADPVWIDYQRSWQFWNHVRTVAGTLAILLLSMGLVA from the coding sequence ATGTTTGATTCGCTGCCTCAAATCCTTGCAATCGTCGGAGCTGGTCTGGTCACCGGGCTGCTGTTTGCATTTTCGAACTTCGTCATGCGAGCCTTGGCGGACTTGCCGATGGAGCAAGGAATGAGAGCGATGCAATTGATCAACGAACGAATCATCAATCCGGTGTTTGTTATCTTTTTCTTAGGAACGCCACTGGCTTGCGTGCTGCTGTTGTGGCAATCCATTCGAGAGATCGAACAAGTCGGAGCGATGTTAACGCTCGCCGGTGCCGTTCTTTATCTCTTGGGACCTTTGGGGATCACGATGACGAAGAACGTTCCCTTGAACAATCAACTTGCTGGGACTGACGCCTGCAACGCTGATCCAGTGTGGATCGACTATCAAAGAAGCTGGCAGTTTTGGAATCATGTACGCACCGTTGCGGGGACCCTTGCGATTTTGTTGTTATCAATGGGCTTGGTGGCGTAG
- a CDS encoding porin yields MIGWIMLCSMLDAVAENSDRELQITPFESTANQPVDAVTQQDLREALDRISELEAIVESTAMAAPILVSESHDVFNDESFGCPGSIYSNHPAHSTHHAVYDGGWTWRPHDASQSPFELKINLHNQFRHTGFSRTQSTYTDAAGNLLEIADRNDFDINRGRLIFSGYAFDEDLGFYTNIDYSTVTADPVQLLMGWISFRMSDQLRVYLGLGKVPGTWEWLETSRHTLGADRTMATTFFRPSITAGIWAKGQLTDTIGYQLFVGNGINTLSLQPSELDTHFAYSAFGWWEPLEAFGPGFSDLENHPSLAIRIGHGLPQTRNESNGTAEPAAEQTVIRLSDGTRLIEPNAVAPGITVDAFDLWLYSVHLGMKKNGFSFSGELFLRWLNNLEGNTGAALPSMFDHGYFAQGAAFVIPKKLEVFVRGSLVNGEFGSSDEVSVGTNWYLFNERSARFTFDVTTIDDSPAQQSRTGYVAGQSGTLFRSQLWTYF; encoded by the coding sequence ATGATTGGTTGGATCATGTTGTGCTCGATGCTTGACGCGGTCGCTGAAAACTCCGACCGCGAGTTGCAGATAACTCCATTTGAATCAACCGCGAACCAGCCAGTCGACGCAGTCACTCAGCAAGACCTGAGAGAAGCATTGGACCGCATCAGCGAACTGGAGGCCATCGTCGAATCGACGGCCATGGCAGCTCCCATCTTGGTGAGCGAGAGCCACGACGTGTTTAACGACGAGTCGTTTGGTTGCCCCGGGTCCATCTACTCAAATCATCCGGCCCATTCGACTCACCATGCAGTCTACGACGGCGGATGGACATGGCGTCCACACGACGCGAGCCAATCGCCGTTTGAGCTCAAGATCAATCTTCACAACCAATTCCGGCATACAGGCTTTTCTCGAACCCAATCCACCTACACGGATGCGGCTGGGAATCTTCTCGAGATCGCGGACCGCAACGATTTCGACATCAATCGGGGAAGACTCATTTTTTCCGGCTATGCCTTCGATGAAGACCTCGGTTTCTACACCAACATCGACTACAGCACCGTCACGGCTGATCCCGTTCAGTTACTGATGGGATGGATCTCCTTTCGAATGTCCGACCAACTGCGCGTTTACTTGGGACTCGGGAAAGTGCCGGGCACGTGGGAATGGCTGGAAACGTCGCGCCACACACTCGGAGCCGACAGGACGATGGCAACCACCTTTTTCCGACCCTCGATCACGGCGGGGATATGGGCCAAAGGACAGTTGACTGACACCATTGGCTATCAGTTGTTCGTAGGCAATGGCATCAACACTCTGTCGTTGCAGCCATCGGAGCTTGATACCCACTTCGCCTACTCTGCGTTTGGGTGGTGGGAGCCGCTGGAAGCATTTGGACCGGGATTCTCTGATCTCGAGAACCATCCGTCGCTCGCGATCCGGATTGGACACGGTCTGCCCCAAACACGAAACGAAAGCAACGGGACCGCTGAACCGGCAGCCGAACAAACGGTGATCCGCTTGAGCGACGGCACCCGATTGATCGAACCCAATGCGGTGGCTCCCGGAATCACCGTGGACGCGTTTGATCTCTGGCTCTATTCGGTACACCTTGGAATGAAGAAAAACGGGTTCAGTTTCAGCGGAGAACTTTTTCTACGCTGGTTGAACAACCTGGAGGGCAACACGGGCGCGGCATTGCCTTCCATGTTCGACCATGGTTACTTCGCTCAAGGAGCCGCTTTCGTCATTCCCAAAAAGCTGGAAGTCTTTGTGCGGGGTTCGCTTGTGAATGGCGAGTTTGGAAGCAGTGACGAAGTTTCCGTCGGAACCAACTGGTATCTGTTCAATGAACGTTCGGCCAGATTCACGTTCGATGTGACCACCATCGATGATTCTCCGGCCCAGCAATCACGGACAGGATATGTCGCAGGCCAAAGCGGCACACTCTTTCGTTCGCAACTCTGGACCTACTTTTGA
- a CDS encoding alpha/beta fold hydrolase, producing MSRFSRNILRWTLVLLTHGSVATARVNADDTLRQEESPTIAQAELPTIVKLEEQLPRSPTVVDFHGYQQRDFRWKGVNCKLVCPIRPAKGTPWVWRARFWGHEPQFDVAMLQQGWHVVYCDVADLFGCDDAVERWNQFYGLSQRIGLNPKPLLEGMSRGGVIVMRWASVNPACVSGLYVDNAVMDIRSWPGGKGIGEGSAGAWGKCLEAYEMTESESVSIADGPLDRLQALAKADVPIYALINLEDVVVPPGENSEKLVQRYQDLGGPFTVHRRRGLGHHPHSLEDPAPLVNFATRAFRAAQNRSQPAHAD from the coding sequence ATGTCGCGTTTTAGTCGAAACATCTTGCGATGGACGCTCGTGCTGTTGACGCACGGATCTGTTGCTACGGCAAGAGTGAATGCAGACGATACGCTGCGTCAGGAAGAATCTCCGACTATCGCTCAAGCGGAGCTTCCAACCATTGTCAAACTCGAGGAACAGCTTCCGCGGTCACCGACCGTCGTCGATTTCCATGGTTATCAGCAGCGGGATTTTCGGTGGAAAGGTGTCAACTGCAAATTGGTTTGTCCGATCAGACCTGCCAAGGGAACACCTTGGGTATGGCGAGCTCGTTTTTGGGGACACGAACCTCAGTTTGACGTGGCGATGCTTCAACAAGGATGGCATGTCGTTTATTGCGATGTCGCTGACCTCTTCGGGTGTGATGATGCGGTGGAAAGGTGGAATCAGTTTTATGGTTTGAGCCAACGCATCGGATTGAATCCCAAGCCGCTATTGGAAGGAATGAGTCGTGGCGGGGTGATCGTCATGCGATGGGCATCGGTCAATCCTGCTTGCGTCAGCGGACTCTATGTCGACAACGCGGTGATGGACATTCGTTCGTGGCCAGGCGGCAAGGGCATTGGCGAAGGCTCGGCCGGTGCGTGGGGCAAGTGCTTGGAAGCCTATGAAATGACCGAGAGCGAGTCGGTGTCGATTGCAGATGGGCCGCTTGATCGTTTGCAAGCCCTGGCAAAAGCTGATGTACCGATCTACGCGTTGATCAACCTGGAAGACGTTGTCGTCCCGCCGGGCGAAAATAGCGAGAAGCTCGTGCAACGCTATCAAGACCTCGGCGGTCCATTCACGGTCCATCGCCGACGAGGCCTTGGTCATCACCCGCACTCACTCGAAGATCCAGCCCCTCTTGTCAACTTTGCAACACGAGCGTTTCGGGCAGCACAAAATCGTTCGCAACCCGCGCACGCAGATTGA